In a genomic window of Rhinoderma darwinii isolate aRhiDar2 chromosome 10, aRhiDar2.hap1, whole genome shotgun sequence:
- the LOC142661627 gene encoding phospholipase A2 inhibitor and Ly6/PLAUR domain-containing protein-like isoform X1, with translation MKSGAVYRNWTMASLIAILSLLSALLAPSYALTCTVCSSSFASTCSGSSITCPSGSVCGSSYSEARADRVTTQTLIRACITTSQCDFTGSIGIQQGQIRMVTACCNTDLCTPTIPTLPTTSVIPNGQVCRSCISVDSDWCYTSDTLECAGGENMCLLQTTKITGSVSLSTAIRGCATMSVCDIGVQSQTIGGISTNVKFICTNGGISVRKVVLTPTIACLLLLKFFF, from the exons ATGAAGTCTG GAGCGGTCTACAGGAATTGGACAATGGcttccctgatcgcaattctgagTCTTCTCTCGGCTCTTTTAGCACCAA GTTACGCTCTCACGTGTACCGTGTGTTCGTCTTCATTCGCCTCCACGTGCTCAGGCAGCAGCATCACTTGTCCTTCGGGCTCTGTGTGTGGATCCTCATACAGTGAAGCCAGAGCAG atAGAGTAACGACTCAAACTTTGATCAGGGCATGCATAACTACATCTCAATGTGACTTCACCGGCAGCATCGGCATACAGCAAGGACAAATCAGGATGGTCACTGCGTGTTGTAACACTGACCTCTGCACTCCTACAATTCCTACAT TACCTACAACAAGTGTTATCCCCAATGGACAGGTCTGCCGATCCTGCATATCTGTTGACTCTGACTGGTGTTACACTTCAGATACATTAGAATGCGCAGGGGGCGAGAATATGTGTCTTCTCCAGACAACAAAaataacag GATCAGTCTCCCTTTCAACAGCCATTCGGGGGTGCGCAACAATGAGCGTCTGTGATATTGGTGTCCAGTCCCAAACCATTGGAGGTATATCAACCAACGTTAAGTTTATCTGCACCAATGGCGGTATAAGTGTCCGTAAGGTCGTCCTGACTCCGACCATTGCGTGTCTTCTACTGCTGAAATTCTTTTTCTAA
- the LOC142661627 gene encoding phospholipase A2 inhibitor and Ly6/PLAUR domain-containing protein-like isoform X2 gives MKSGAVYRNWTMASLIAILSLLSALLAPNRVTTQTLIRACITTSQCDFTGSIGIQQGQIRMVTACCNTDLCTPTIPTLPTTSVIPNGQVCRSCISVDSDWCYTSDTLECAGGENMCLLQTTKITGSVSLSTAIRGCATMSVCDIGVQSQTIGGISTNVKFICTNGGISVRKVVLTPTIACLLLLKFFF, from the exons ATGAAGTCTG GAGCGGTCTACAGGAATTGGACAATGGcttccctgatcgcaattctgagTCTTCTCTCGGCTCTTTTAGCACCAA atAGAGTAACGACTCAAACTTTGATCAGGGCATGCATAACTACATCTCAATGTGACTTCACCGGCAGCATCGGCATACAGCAAGGACAAATCAGGATGGTCACTGCGTGTTGTAACACTGACCTCTGCACTCCTACAATTCCTACAT TACCTACAACAAGTGTTATCCCCAATGGACAGGTCTGCCGATCCTGCATATCTGTTGACTCTGACTGGTGTTACACTTCAGATACATTAGAATGCGCAGGGGGCGAGAATATGTGTCTTCTCCAGACAACAAAaataacag GATCAGTCTCCCTTTCAACAGCCATTCGGGGGTGCGCAACAATGAGCGTCTGTGATATTGGTGTCCAGTCCCAAACCATTGGAGGTATATCAACCAACGTTAAGTTTATCTGCACCAATGGCGGTATAAGTGTCCGTAAGGTCGTCCTGACTCCGACCATTGCGTGTCTTCTACTGCTGAAATTCTTTTTCTAA